In one window of Arcobacter sp. CECT 8983 DNA:
- a CDS encoding fumarate hydratase C-terminal domain-containing protein gives DAKVLAFEEMGMEAIYEFEVKDMPVTVAVDTEGTSIHTTGPAKWRAI, from the coding sequence GATGCAAAAGTATTAGCATTTGAAGAGATGGGAATGGAAGCTATCTATGAGTTTGAAGTAAAAGATATGCCTGTTACTGTTGCAGTTGATACAGAAGGTACTTCTATTCATACTACTGGCCCTGCTAAGTGGAGAGCTATTTAA